A portion of the Fundulus heteroclitus isolate FHET01 unplaced genomic scaffold, MU-UCD_Fhet_4.1 scaffold_115, whole genome shotgun sequence genome contains these proteins:
- the LOC105928611 gene encoding forkhead box protein P1-B isoform X1 — MHESQSDPAGHSAQAIHAESRHPTENESRLKGSQTPPPEAPGVPASLSMMTPPAEAPQQLQQAPQQQVLSPQQVQALVQQQKALMLHQQQIQEVFKNQQEQINMQLLQQKNAGIVTQELTAQQIAIQQQLLQVQQQHLLNLQRQGLLSVLPITPTVAPGCENGSVLSSAGEIRESSSQSTPNGHHTLLKRKESGSQDETSQNSHPLYGNGMCKWPGCETVFGDFQTFMKHLNSDHTLDDKSTAQCRVQMQVVQQLELQLKKDKERLQAMMAHLKSSEPKAAAQPVNLASNVSFAPATLPKGPPPMSLSQSATAPSTPLTPLSESPSVLTPNSMFTGTPVRRRYSRSVSQDIIDNKEFYLSTEVRPPFTYASLIRQAIFESTRNQLTLNEIYNWFTRNFAYFRRNAATWKNAVRHNLSLHKCFVRLENVKGAVWTVDEIEFHRRRPQKAAVNGSLLKNSQNHQNLPGSALQNAGLDGNNCLYNPASIGSIPLHSLPHVLQEQMNGALANGCGYQSDSSATQSPPQAFIKEEQEDGEISENYPYESPESTDEQGHSPEMLQGEIRGSPERSELHFDRVPSL, encoded by the exons GTTCCAGCGTCTTTGTCCATGATGACCCCGCCCGCCGAAGCTccacagcagctgcagcaggcgCCTCAGCAGCAGGTCCTCAGTCCTCAGCAGGTCCAAGCGCTGGTCCAGCAGCAGAAGGCACTCATGTTACACCAG CAACAAATTCAGGAGGTCTTCAAGAATCAGCAAGAGCAGATAAACATGCAGCTGCTGCAACAGAAGAATGCCGGAATAGTTACTCAAGAG CTAACAGCCCAGCAGATCGCCattcagcagcagctccttcaggtgcagcagcagcatctgcTCAATCTGCAGAGGCAAGGTCTGCTCTCTGTGCTTCCCATCACCCCCACTGTGGCCCCAG GGTGTGAGAACGGTAGCGTCCTCTCCTCTGCTGGAGAAATCAGAGAGTCTTCCAGCCAATCCACCCCCAATGGTCATCACACTCTtctgaagaggaaagaaag CGGGTCACAGGATGAAACGTCCCAGAACAGCCACCCTCTGTATGGAAATGGGATGTGCAAGTGGCCTGGCTGCGAAACTGTTTTTGGAGACTTTCAGACATTTATGAA ACATTTGAACAGCGATCACACGCTGGATGACAAGAGTACGGCGCAGTGCCGTGTGCAGATGCAGGTTGTTCAACAGCTGGAACTGCAG CTGAAGAAAGACAAAGAGCGACTGCAAGCTATGATGGCTCATCTCAAATCCTCTGAACCCAAAGCGGCAGCTCAGCCC gtGAATCTCGCTTCTAACGTGTCTTTTGCCCCGGCGACGTTGCCCAAAGGCCCTCCTCCTATGAGTCTTTCTCAGAGTGCCACAGCCCCCTCCACACCCCTGACACCGCTCTCTGAATCCCCCTCAGTCCTCACTCCCAATAGCATGTTCACCGGCACTCCCGTACGGAGGCGATACAGCCGCTCTGTGAGCCAAG ATATAATCGACAATAAAGAGTTCTACTTGAGCACAGAGGTTAGACCTCCATTTACATATGCGTCCCTCATAAGACAG GCTATATTTGAATCAACTCGCAATCAGCTGACGTTAAACGAAATCTACAACTGGTTCACTAGAAACTTTGCATATTTCAGGCGCAACGCAGCTACTTGGAAG AACGCCGTCAGACACAACCTAAGTCTACATAAATGCTTTGTGCGCCTCGAGAACGTGAAGGGAGCCGTGTGGACGGTGGACGAGATCGAGTTCCACCGAAGGCGGCCTCAGAAAGCAGCTGTCAATGG ATCTCTGCTGAAGAACTCTCAAAATCACCAGAACTTGCCCGGTTCTGCTCTTCAG AATGCTGGTCTCGATGGAAACAACTGTCTTTACAACCCGGCCTCAATAGGTAGCATCCCCCTGCACTCCCTGCCTCACGTTCTCCAGGAGCAGATGAACGGGGCCCTGGCTAACGGATGTGGCTACCAAAGTGACAGCAGTGCAACACAGTCCCCTCCACAAGCTTT TATTAAAGAAGAGCAGGAGGACGGAGAGATCAGTGAAAATTATCCCTACGAGTCTCCGGAGAGCACGGATGAGCAAGGCCACAGCCCCGAAATGCTCCAAGGGGAAATCAGGGGTAGCCCGGAGAGGTCCGAGCTTCATTTCGATCGCGTGCCTTCTCTCTGA
- the LOC105928550 gene encoding 2-epi-5-epi-valiolone synthase: protein MTSSNTSSSRGTEFDLIQVNGTWRRQTGPCQAKEGKSSDAKIYENKSDQGVSWTVVSPIVFTYRVIQSKDLLDPRNDTLLWGHLGDEELKGAISSCKPPKRFIVIDKTVHELYGSKVSRYFDDRGVIYKILPLPTTEENKSMELVTKILEEVHQFGIDRRSEPLIALGGGVCLDVVGLAASLYRRRTPYIRVPTTLLSYVDASVGAKTGVNFAGGKNKLGSYVPPVATFLDSSFFQTLPLRQISNGLAEMLKMALMKHRGLFELLEVNGRKLLHAKLQPSETCSGSEQEDSAAASMRIAIETMLEELAPNLWEDDLDRLVDFGHLISPELEMRVLPALLHGEAVNIDMAFMVYVAHQKGLLETDEKERIIQCMLGLELPVWHQDCSLALVQKSLRERLKHSAGSLRMPLPTGLGRAEIFHDMIEDDVICQAFQKWTEELSTLGAPPALGEQ, encoded by the exons ATGACTTCAAGTAACACCAGCAGTTCACGTGGAACAGAGTTTGATCTGATTCAAGTGAATGGAACATGGAGGCGACAAACTGGACCGTGCCAAGCCAAGGAGGGGAAATCTTCAGATGCTAAAAT CTATGAGAACAAGTCGGACCAAGGAGTGTCCTGGACGGTGGTGAGCCCTATTGTTTTTACCTACAGAGTTATTCAGAGTAAAGACCTACTGGATCCCAGGAATGACACCTTGCTCTGGGGCCACTTAGGAGATGAAGAACTTAAAGGTGCCATAAGTAGCTGCAAACCGCCGAAGCGCTTCATTGTCATTGATAAAACTGTACACGAGCTGTACGGCTCCAAGGTCTCTCGGTACTTTGATGACAGGGGAGTCATTTACAAGATTCTTCCTCTGCCCACCACCGAGGAGAATAAGAGCATGGAGTTGGTGACCAAGATCCTGGAGGAAGTGCACCAGTTTGGGATTGACAGACGTTCTGAGCCACTCATCGCACTCGGAGGCGGAGTCTGCTTGGATGTGGTTGGCCTGGCAGCATCTCTCTATCGACGAAGGACGCCATACATTCGGGTGCCGACCACGCTGCTGTCGTATGTTGATGCCAGCGTCGGGGCAAAAACAGGGGTCAACTTTGCTGGAGGGAAAAACAAGCTGGGAAGCTACGTCCCACCAGTGGCGACATTTTTAGACAGCTCCTTCTTTCAAACGCTGCCTCTACGGCAGATCTCTAATGGACTTGCAGAGATGTTAAAG ATGGCCCTGATGAAGCACCGTGGCCTATTTGAGCTGCTCGAGGTGAATGGCAGGAAGCTGTTGCATGCCAAACTGCAGCCCTCTGAGACCTGCAGTGGCTCTGAACAGGAAGACAGTGCTGCAGCATCCATGCGCATCGCCATAGAAACAATGCTAGAGGAGCTGGCTCCAAATTTGTGGGAGGATGATCTGGATCGCCTGGTGGATTTCGGGCACCTCATTAGCCCTGAGCTAGAAATG AGAGTTTTGCCAGCGCTACTTCACGGGGAGGCGGTCAACATTGATATGGCCTTCATGGTGTATGTAGCCCACCAAAAGGGGCTACTGGAAACAGATGAGAAGGAGCGCATAATCCAGTGCATGCTGGGTCTGGAGTTACCTGTGTGGCACCAGGACTGCTCCCTGGCCTTGGTGCAGAAATCACTCAGGGAGCGTCTGAAGCACTCGGCTGGCTCCCTGAGGATGCCTCTACCAACAGGACTGGGAAGAGCTG aaatatttcatgacATGATAGAAGATGATGTCATCTGCCAAGCATTTCAGAAATGGACTGAGGAACTTTCTACTTTGG
- the LOC105928611 gene encoding forkhead box protein P1-B isoform X2, whose product MHESQSDPAGHSAQAIHAESRHPTENESRLKGSQTPPPEAPGVPASLSMMTPPAEAPQQLQQAPQQQVLSPQQVQALVQQQKALMLHQQQIQEVFKNQQEQINMQLLQQKNAGIVTQELTAQQIAIQQQLLQVQQQHLLNLQRQGLLSVLPITPTVAPGCENGSVLSSAGEIRESSSQSTPNGHHTLLKSGSQDETSQNSHPLYGNGMCKWPGCETVFGDFQTFMKHLNSDHTLDDKSTAQCRVQMQVVQQLELQLKKDKERLQAMMAHLKSSEPKAAAQPVNLASNVSFAPATLPKGPPPMSLSQSATAPSTPLTPLSESPSVLTPNSMFTGTPVRRRYSRSVSQDIIDNKEFYLSTEVRPPFTYASLIRQAIFESTRNQLTLNEIYNWFTRNFAYFRRNAATWKNAVRHNLSLHKCFVRLENVKGAVWTVDEIEFHRRRPQKAAVNGSLLKNSQNHQNLPGSALQNAGLDGNNCLYNPASIGSIPLHSLPHVLQEQMNGALANGCGYQSDSSATQSPPQAFIKEEQEDGEISENYPYESPESTDEQGHSPEMLQGEIRGSPERSELHFDRVPSL is encoded by the exons GTTCCAGCGTCTTTGTCCATGATGACCCCGCCCGCCGAAGCTccacagcagctgcagcaggcgCCTCAGCAGCAGGTCCTCAGTCCTCAGCAGGTCCAAGCGCTGGTCCAGCAGCAGAAGGCACTCATGTTACACCAG CAACAAATTCAGGAGGTCTTCAAGAATCAGCAAGAGCAGATAAACATGCAGCTGCTGCAACAGAAGAATGCCGGAATAGTTACTCAAGAG CTAACAGCCCAGCAGATCGCCattcagcagcagctccttcaggtgcagcagcagcatctgcTCAATCTGCAGAGGCAAGGTCTGCTCTCTGTGCTTCCCATCACCCCCACTGTGGCCCCAG GGTGTGAGAACGGTAGCGTCCTCTCCTCTGCTGGAGAAATCAGAGAGTCTTCCAGCCAATCCACCCCCAATGGTCATCACACTCTtctgaagag CGGGTCACAGGATGAAACGTCCCAGAACAGCCACCCTCTGTATGGAAATGGGATGTGCAAGTGGCCTGGCTGCGAAACTGTTTTTGGAGACTTTCAGACATTTATGAA ACATTTGAACAGCGATCACACGCTGGATGACAAGAGTACGGCGCAGTGCCGTGTGCAGATGCAGGTTGTTCAACAGCTGGAACTGCAG CTGAAGAAAGACAAAGAGCGACTGCAAGCTATGATGGCTCATCTCAAATCCTCTGAACCCAAAGCGGCAGCTCAGCCC gtGAATCTCGCTTCTAACGTGTCTTTTGCCCCGGCGACGTTGCCCAAAGGCCCTCCTCCTATGAGTCTTTCTCAGAGTGCCACAGCCCCCTCCACACCCCTGACACCGCTCTCTGAATCCCCCTCAGTCCTCACTCCCAATAGCATGTTCACCGGCACTCCCGTACGGAGGCGATACAGCCGCTCTGTGAGCCAAG ATATAATCGACAATAAAGAGTTCTACTTGAGCACAGAGGTTAGACCTCCATTTACATATGCGTCCCTCATAAGACAG GCTATATTTGAATCAACTCGCAATCAGCTGACGTTAAACGAAATCTACAACTGGTTCACTAGAAACTTTGCATATTTCAGGCGCAACGCAGCTACTTGGAAG AACGCCGTCAGACACAACCTAAGTCTACATAAATGCTTTGTGCGCCTCGAGAACGTGAAGGGAGCCGTGTGGACGGTGGACGAGATCGAGTTCCACCGAAGGCGGCCTCAGAAAGCAGCTGTCAATGG ATCTCTGCTGAAGAACTCTCAAAATCACCAGAACTTGCCCGGTTCTGCTCTTCAG AATGCTGGTCTCGATGGAAACAACTGTCTTTACAACCCGGCCTCAATAGGTAGCATCCCCCTGCACTCCCTGCCTCACGTTCTCCAGGAGCAGATGAACGGGGCCCTGGCTAACGGATGTGGCTACCAAAGTGACAGCAGTGCAACACAGTCCCCTCCACAAGCTTT TATTAAAGAAGAGCAGGAGGACGGAGAGATCAGTGAAAATTATCCCTACGAGTCTCCGGAGAGCACGGATGAGCAAGGCCACAGCCCCGAAATGCTCCAAGGGGAAATCAGGGGTAGCCCGGAGAGGTCCGAGCTTCATTTCGATCGCGTGCCTTCTCTCTGA